In Chryseobacterium gleum, a single genomic region encodes these proteins:
- a CDS encoding Rne/Rng family ribonuclease: MKKELIVSHEDDLTKIALLEDGRLCELHEQEDKSDFIVGDLFIGKVKKLAPNLNAAFVNIGYDKDAFLHYQDLGPQYLTYRKFLKDTISKKQSTSSLKNFEIQPEIDKNGTVDKVIAKDDLVLLQITKEPISTKGPRISTQISLTGRFLVLIPFDNKVSISKKIRSSEEKERLRTLIDSIKPEGFGVIIRTVAEGKKVADLHNDMNQLVQKWESTFKNIQRNKVPSKVLSEEDKASAILRDNFNQDFVNIICDDEQMVNEMKNYIEVIAPEKKNIVQFYDSHIPLLEYYNVEKQLKQSFGKHVNIPSSKGAYLVIEHTEALHVVDVNSGNNITTGTAVNKEHALKVNKMAATEIARQLRLRDMGGIIVIDFIDMPNSDHRRDLYEHLKEEMKRDKARHKILPPSKFGLIQITRQRNRPEKQIETKEENPNKDGEIVAPIVIVERMGETLRNILQKEKGKIYLHVHPFVEAYLTKGIKSIQMKWFMKYKKWVTIVPRDSFKYLEYKIYNAKKEELIEFSN; the protein is encoded by the coding sequence ATGAAGAAAGAACTAATAGTTTCGCATGAAGATGATCTTACAAAGATTGCGCTGCTGGAAGACGGAAGACTATGTGAACTTCATGAGCAAGAAGACAAAAGCGATTTTATAGTTGGAGATCTGTTTATAGGAAAAGTAAAAAAACTGGCACCCAATCTGAATGCGGCATTCGTCAATATCGGATATGACAAAGATGCATTTCTGCATTATCAGGATCTTGGACCGCAGTACCTTACGTACCGAAAGTTTTTAAAAGACACTATTTCTAAAAAACAAAGCACTTCGAGCTTAAAAAATTTCGAGATACAACCCGAAATAGACAAAAACGGAACTGTAGACAAGGTAATCGCCAAAGACGATCTGGTTTTGCTACAGATTACCAAAGAACCAATTTCTACCAAAGGTCCCAGGATTTCTACCCAGATTTCATTAACAGGACGCTTTCTGGTTTTAATTCCTTTTGACAATAAAGTTTCTATTTCCAAAAAAATCAGAAGCTCTGAGGAAAAAGAAAGACTGAGAACCCTTATCGACAGTATTAAGCCTGAAGGATTCGGGGTGATCATCAGAACGGTAGCAGAAGGAAAAAAAGTAGCCGATCTTCATAATGATATGAACCAGCTGGTTCAGAAATGGGAAAGCACTTTTAAAAATATCCAGAGAAATAAAGTTCCGTCCAAAGTTTTAAGCGAAGAAGACAAAGCTTCAGCTATTTTAAGAGACAATTTTAACCAGGACTTCGTGAATATCATCTGTGATGATGAACAGATGGTGAACGAAATGAAGAATTACATTGAAGTAATTGCTCCTGAAAAGAAAAATATTGTCCAGTTTTATGATTCTCATATTCCACTTCTGGAATATTACAATGTTGAAAAACAGCTTAAACAGAGCTTCGGAAAACACGTAAACATTCCAAGTTCTAAAGGAGCCTATCTTGTTATTGAGCACACAGAAGCACTTCACGTCGTTGACGTTAACTCCGGAAACAATATTACTACCGGAACAGCGGTCAATAAGGAACACGCACTGAAAGTGAACAAAATGGCTGCTACTGAAATCGCAAGACAACTTCGCCTCCGCGATATGGGAGGAATTATCGTTATCGATTTCATAGACATGCCGAATTCTGATCACAGAAGAGATCTTTACGAACATCTCAAAGAGGAAATGAAGCGCGACAAAGCACGCCACAAAATACTTCCTCCAAGTAAATTTGGTCTGATCCAGATCACCAGACAAAGAAACCGTCCGGAAAAGCAGATCGAAACCAAAGAAGAAAACCCGAACAAAGACGGAGAAATTGTAGCTCCTATTGTTATCGTGGAAAGAATGGGTGAAACCTTAAGAAACATTCTGCAGAAAGAAAAAGGAAAAATCTACCTGCATGTACACCCATTTGTGGAAGCCTACCTTACAAAAGGCATTAAAAGTATCCAGATGAAATGGTTTATGAAATACAAAAAATGGGTAACCATTGTTCCAAGAGATTCTTTTAAATATTTAGAATACAAAATCTACAATGCTAAAAAAGAAGAATTAATAGAATTCTCTAATTAA